Genomic DNA from Desulfobacterales bacterium:
GCCGCTCCGAACGGGCTTAATAAGAAAAAATTCCGGGCCCTGATCAAAAACCTGCACAATGCCTTTCAAACAAAACAGGGTTCAACCTGTTGCCGGATACTGATCCAGGATTTCAGCAACGGAAAACAAAAAACGGCCCGCCATAACCACTGCACCGGAATCACCGAGCACGGCGGCAGACTGGCCGTTGAACTGCTGCTTAAGGCCCGCCCCGCCCTTCTCGGCCGGGCCGACCTCGCCTTTCTTGAAAAAAAGGACACCCGGCTCACCGGGTTGCTGACCGGGAAATTATAACCCTGTTCCGACACATTAGAAAAACAGGCGGCCGCCCGGGCAAAAATCTCAAAGAATCTTATTGACAAGGTGCTCAGAAGATAATAGGTTGTCGCGTCTTCGCAGGGCTTGACAGCTGATTTTTTTCGAGACTGATCGGCGATGAAAAGCGCTTGACATCAGGTC
This window encodes:
- a CDS encoding C-GCAxxG-C-C family protein, which gives rise to MPLPQEHTIEEIAHLAGRRAANLFTARRLCCSEAVLLVLNNGFNGGLDFDTARNLGAGFCGGMGDAGCVCGALSGAVMGLGLFLGPAAPNGLNKKKFRALIKNLHNAFQTKQGSTCCRILIQDFSNGKQKTARHNHCTGITEHGGRLAVELLLKARPALLGRADLAFLEKKDTRLTGLLTGKL